TTATGCACTAATACTTCGTTAAAATGTTAATCTTTATAAAATAAATAGAGTCTTCTTCCCATCAAAATAGCAAGTGAAAAAGCTAAAAGCATAAAGTCGATTTCGCTTCCTTTGTGAATATTAGCAAAAATTTCACTCTTTGTCATCTCTTCTCCGGCTGCTTGATAAGCCAAAATATCGGGTGTATAATAAAGTGTAAACATAAATATAGCAAAAACCGCCGTCATTGCCGAAGCAAGTACAATTTTATCTCTCTGAAACATTTTAAAGCTGTAGCTTTCTCTTAAAATTATTATAATAGCCGTAATATTTAG
This Nitrosophilus labii DNA region includes the following protein-coding sequences:
- a CDS encoding DUF4149 domain-containing protein; protein product: MKILRWIDVFYVVLLGITLGAVLTLGAFVAPTIFHSEEYLGKELLNHYQEGLIMTGIFLKTNNLLNITAIIIILRESYSFKMFQRDKIVLASAMTAVFAIFMFTLYYTPDILAYQAAGEEMTKSEIFANIHKGSEIDFMLLAFSLAILMGRRLYLFYKD